A DNA window from Fusarium fujikuroi IMI 58289 draft genome, chromosome FFUJ_chr11 contains the following coding sequences:
- a CDS encoding related to potassium channel beta subunit protein → MTGTAKTKPRVSLGLLTFGPEGSETYGSRITSLDTFNQCLDYLQSRGYNEVDTARTYVGGQQEGWTKLTNWRERNLTLATKWYPYKPGDHSKTIVKENLNKSLGELGSDSVDIFYLHAPDRSVPFQETLEACNELYQEGKFKKLGLSNFAAWEVAELCTIAHQKGWVKPTVYQAMYNCLTRAIEEELVPCCRKFGMDILVYNPLAGGVLSGRYKSKEIPADGGRYSTQDPVIGAMYRDRYFKDVNFEALKVIQPVADKLGLTLLEIAFRWLVHHSKLKVMDGNDGLVIGISSLSQLESNLDNVEKGPLPEEVLEVLDEAWKITKPSCSLYWR, encoded by the coding sequence ATGACTGGAACCGCGAAGACCAAGCCCCGCGTCAGCCTTGGGCTTTTGACATTCGGCCCCGAAGGTTCAGAAACCTATGGAAGCCGCATTACCTCCCTTGACACCTTCAATCAATGCCTCGACTATTTACAGTCCCGCGGTTATAATGAAGTCGACACAGCCAGAACCTACGTCGGCGGCCAGCAAGAAGGCTGGACCAAGCTTACCAACTGGCGAGAGCGCAACCTTACTCTCGCTACAAAATGGTATCCTTACAAGCCTGGCGATCACTCCAAGACCATTGTTAAGGAGAACTTGAACAAGAgtcttggcgagcttggtTCCGATAGCGTGGATATCTTTTACCTTCATGCACCAGATCGTTCAGTTCCGTTCCAGGAGACGCTTGAGGCTTGCAATGAACTCTATCAAGAGGGAaagttcaagaagcttggcctGAGCAATTTTGCGGCATGGGAAGTTGCTGAGCTTTGCACAATTGCTCACCAGAAAGGCTGGGTCAAACCCACCGTTTATCAGGCTATGTACAACTGCTTGACCCGCGCCATCGAAGAAGAACTCGTTCCGTGCTGTCGAAAGTTTGGGATGGATATTCTTGTCTATAATCCCTTGGCTGGTGGTGTACTTTCAGGTCGCtacaaaagcaaagagaTCCCAGCTGACGGCGGACGATATTCCACCCAGGACCCGGTGATTGGGGCGATGTATCGCGACAGGTACTTCAAGGACGTCAACTTTGAGGCTTTGAAGGTGATTCAACCTGTCGCTGATAAATTAGGGTTGACGCTCTTGGAGATTGCGTTCAGATGGCTTGTTCACCATagcaagctcaaggtcaTGGATGGCAATGATGGGTTAGTAATTGGTATCAGCTCTCTCAGCCAGCTTGAGAGTAACCTGGATAATGTTGAGAAGGGTCCGTTGCCGGAAGAGGTGCTGGAGGTATTAGATGAGGCATGGAAGATCACCAagccttcttgctctctttACTGGAGGtag
- a CDS encoding related to tol protein — MIASRHTTDESLCSRCKSLDLDDILSGRWTNVQCREPVAFFGKRSTILHDEDCPLCQALLSIAVGDHDTGPLRRDENFGMFAIPSQLAYRGAKQTIPFDVNLGDRVLERAKDQKDSMWLVVRIQRGPMDGPFWYNNLPRSAHYFGCLANLSDTLNGVAIKRWLTHCMEQHGTLCNPDSESRSLPVSIAIINCTTRDLEPLPAGAKFAALSYVWGERTSTTESYPSMTSLPQTIEDAITVTAEKREQIQMMHKIYRQADLTIITAAGDSSCYGLPGISTPRARAPSVDLCVRNHHLVSTGRSAKEAIRGTAWASRAWTYQEGLVSRRKLIFTDEQVYLHCMEREFRETIEQDLDLLAQADVSDLSDPFRCSILHLIPGNAGTEGVYSLTGDFSERRITYPSDRLNAFLGILNLFQDAFPESFRHIWGQPIPYSTDMSVGDVVVSALNWHIVGLAQRRPDFPSWSWVGWKGKAYPSANSVYKEDITASLLLKDGTVIDDAEMLRNLDTFQSLSASLSKYILIQAQTVHVKIRRKEGDHWNLRNMWKLTLVKGGTERHGITYHDGFSITPEYEAGDSIYEDLEAGHTWLGIVFLNSDMVLVLKDMGDYYERFGCIDVDFSVPDLELGDYLLGHRLIRLG, encoded by the exons ATGATCGCCTCGAGACATACCACGGATGAAAGCCTCTGCTCAAGATGTAAATCACTAGACCTCGACGATATTCTGTCCGGTCGTTGGACCAATGTTCAATGCCGGGAGCCAGTAGCCTTCTTTGGCAAGCGAAGTACTATTCTGCATGATGAAGACTGTCCCCTCTGCCAGGCGCTGCTTTCTATCGCCGTGGGCGATCATGACACTGGCCCCCTACGAAGAGACGAGAATTTTGGCATGTTCGCTATTCCAAGCCAGCTCGCCTACAGAGGAGCAAAACAAACGATCCCGTTTGATGTGAACTTAGGTGATCGGGTTTTGGAACGAGCCAAAGATCAAAAAGATTCAATGTGGCTAGTTGTTCGGATTCAGCGCGGACCTATGGATGGCCCCTTCTGGTACAATAACCTACCGCGGTCTGCTCATTACTTTGGATGTTTGGCCAATCTTTCTGACACTTTGAATGGAGTCG CAATAAAGCGATGGCTCACCCATTGCATGGAACAGCACGGGACATTATGCAACCCGGATTCAGAAAGCCGGTCCCTGCCAGTGAGCATTGCTATTATCAATTGTACAACTCGGGACCTGGAGCCTTTGCCAGCCGGAGCAAAGTTCGCAGCTTTGTCGTATGTATGGGGAGAGAGAACATCTACAACCGAGTCATATCCTTCCATGACCAGCCTTCCGCAGACTATCGAGGATGCAATTACTGTCACGGCCGAG AAGCGAGAGCAAATCCAGATGATGCACAAGATCTACCGTCAAGCAGACTTGACCATCATCACCGCTGCTGGGGACAGCTCATGCTATGGCCTGCCAGGGATAAGCACTCCTAGAGCCAGAGCGCCATCGGTAGATCTTTGTGTTAGGAATCATCACCTAGTCTCCACTGGCCGAAGTGCAAAAGAAGCAATTCGAGGCACGGCATGGGCGTCCCGAGCATGGACTTACCAAGAGGGCCTCGTGTCTCGAAGGAAGCTTATTTTTACCGATGAGCAGGTATACCTTCACTGTATGGAGCGTGAGTTCCGGGAAACCATCGAACAAGATTTGGACCTTTTAGCTCAGGCAGATGTCTCTGATCTATCCGATCCCTTTCGCTGCAGCATATTACATCTTATCCCGGGGAATGCCGGCACGGAAGGTGTATACTCACTCACGGGAGACTTTTCCGAACGAAGAATAACGTATCCCAGCGATAGACTGAATGCGTTCCTTGGTATTCTCAACTTATTCCAAGATGCATTTCCAGAGTCTTTTCGTCATATATGGGGTCAGCCGATTCCATACAGTACCGACATGTCAGTCGGGGACGTCGTGGTTTCTGCTCTTAACTGGCATATAGTAGGCCTGGCGCAGAGGCGACCGGATTTCCCGAGCTGGTCGTGGGTTGGCTGGAAGGGAAAGGCATACCCATCAGCCAACAGCGTCTATAAAGAGGATATAACAGCCTCTCTTCTGCTGAAAGATGGCACTGTTATAGACGACGCTGAAATGTTGAGGAATTTGGATACCTTCCAGAGTCTATCTGCATCGTTGAGTAAGTATATCCTGATCCAGGCTCAGACTGTTCACGTGAAAATACGCCGAAAGGAAGGAGACCACTGGAATCTTCGGAACATGTGGAAATTGACTCTTGTAAAGGGTGGCACTGAGCGACATGGAATCACTTATCATGATGGCTTTTCCATAACACCGGAGTACGAAGCGGGTGATAGCATATACGAAGATTTGGAGGCGGGGCATACTTGGCTCGGAATAGTATTTCTGAACTCTGACATGGTCTTGGTATTGAAGGACATGGGAGACTATTATGAAAGGTTCGGATGTATCGATGTTGACTTTTCCGTTCCCGATCTGGAACTGGGGGATTATCTTCTGGGGCACAGACTTATCCGCTTAGGGTGA
- a CDS encoding related to BNR/Asp-box repeat domain protein: MRFAAIVSFLLPLVAAKPAQKGKTFSNVEIFDPPSNYNDPQVLYARPLELSDGTLLATWENYSPEPPHVWFPIVRSKDGGKTWKPFSKVQDTQNNWGLRYQPQLYELPRRFGKYPKGTVLISGSSIPTDLSETLIEVYASLDKGETWEFVSHVALGGEAKPEHGLTPVWEPFLMTYKEKLILYYSDQRDNATHSQKLVHQTTTDLKKWSSVIEDTKYDDYYARPGMPTVAKLPNNEYIYTYEYGGGPNPPAGSTYWFPVFYRLSKDPQKFLNKPGQQIISTDGTRPAGSPYVVWTPYGGKNGTIVVSCGTMSEIFTNQALGDASAWKKWSVPQPTAYTRALLTFKKDPDLLMIMGAGILPPAGGNNTVSASVVRLSEIMKA, from the exons ATGCGTTTCGCCGCCATTGTTTCGTTCTTGCTGCCACTTGTGGCGGCAAAGCCTGCTCAGAAGGGCAAGACCTTTAGCAACGTTGAGATCTTTGATCCTCCTTCCAACTACAACGACCCTCAGGTCCTCTACGCTCGCCCTCTTGAGCTTTCAGATGGTACGCTTCTGGCTACTTGGGAGAACTACTCTCCCGAGCCTCCTCACGTTTGGTTCCCCATCGTGAGGAGCAAGGATGGCGGAAAGACTTGGAAACCTTTCTCCAAGGTCCAGGATACTCAGAACAACTGGGGTCTGCGATATCAACCTCAGCTCTACGAGCTCCCCCGGCGATTCGGAAAGTATCCCAAGGGTACTGTTCTTATCTCGGGCAGCAGTATCCCCACTGATTTGAGCGAGACTCTTATCGAGGTCTATGCTAGTCTTGATAAGGGTGAAACTTGGGAGTTCGTCAGCCATGTTGCTCTTGGTGGCGAGGCCAAACCTGAGCATGGGCTTACCCCAGTTTGGGAACCTTTCCTGAT GACATATaaggagaagctcattcTGTACTATTCTGATCAGCGCGACAACGCTACTCACTCCCAAAAGCTTGTTCACCAGACCACCACTGATCTCAAGAAATGGAGCTCTGTTATTGAGGACACCAAGTACGATGACTACTACGCTCGCCCTGGTATGCCCACTGTCGCCAAGCTCCCCAACAACGAGTACATTTACACCTACGAGTATGGTGGCGGCCCCAACCCTCCCGCCGGCAGCACTTACTGGTTCCCCGTCTTCTACCGCCTCTCCAAGGACCCCCAGAAGTTCCTCAACAAGCCCGGTCAGCAGATCATTTCTACCGACGGTACTCGACCCGCTGGCTCTCCCTACGTTGTCTGGACTCCTTACGGTGGAAAGAACGGTACCATTGTCGTTAGCTGCGGCACCATGTCTGAGATCTTCACCAACCAGGCTCTTGGTGATGCGTCCGCCTGGAAGAAGTGGAGCGTTCCTCAGCCTACAGCATACACTCGTGCTCTTTTGACCTTTAAGAAGGATCCTGATCTGCTTATGATTATGGGCGCAGGTATTCTTCCTCCTGCTGGTGGAAACAACACCGTCAGTGCTAGTGTTGTTAGACTTTCTGAAATCATGAAGGCTTAG
- a CDS encoding related to methyltransferase, whose protein sequence is MAEPTINAEPDLIPDEQSGEEHDSSIGSSLASTSESLRSSILDYRKENGRTYHRYKDGKYNLPNDDVEKERLDLQHNLFILMLDNKLGLAPPNDPNSDAKRVLDVGTGTGIWAIDYADEHPEATVIGVDLSPIQPDFVPPNVEFFIDDIEEPWNFTEPFDYVHSRMMTFSIKSWPNLASSIYDNLVPGGYMELLEIDLFAHSDDKTLTEDHHLSKLIHLLDEASIKIGRPFQDNKKNKDILRDAGFVDIVETVFKWPTNRWPLDKRYKEIGEWNNLNMDSFKGLEALSMAALTRVLGWTQEEVTIFLAKVRRDLNDRTIHAYWPVYSTYGRRPLG, encoded by the exons ATGGCAGAACCAACCATCAACGCGGAGCCTGACCTCATACCGGATGAACAG TCGGGCGAAGAGCATGACTCGTCTATTGGATCG AGCCTAGCATCCACGTctgagagcttgaggagctccATTCTAGACTATCGAAAGGAAAATGGGAGGACTTATCATCGATATAAGGATGGGA AGTATAACCTTCCTAATGACGAcgtcgagaaggagagactTG ACTTGCAGCATAACCTGTTTATTTTGATGCTCGACAACAAACTCGGCCTTGCACCTCCGAATGATCCTAATTCTGATGCCAAGCGTGTTCTTGACGTTGGCACCGGGACAGGAATATGGGCCATTGACTACGCTGACGAGCATCCCGAAGCAACAGTGATCGGAGTCGACCTCTCGCCGATTCAGCCTGATTT TGTTCCTCCGAACGTGGAGTTCTTTATCGATGATATCGAAGAACCGTGGAACTTCACTGAGCCATTCGACTATGTTCACAGTCGAATGATGACATTTagcatcaagagctggcCGAACCTTGCGAGCAGTATTTACGA CAACCTTGTTCCTGGTGGTTACATGGAACTTCTAGAAATCGATCTCTTCGCCCACTCAGACGACAAGACCCTGACTGAGGATCATCACCTCTCTAAGCTAATCCACCTTCTCGACGAAGCATCCATCAAGATTGGTCGCCCGTTTCAggataataaaaagaataaggatATTCTGCGCGATGCGGGATTTGTGGACATCGTTGAGACTGTTTTCAAGTGGCCAACAAACCGTTGGCCTTTGGATAAAAGGTACAAGGAAATTGGTGAGTGGAACAATCTCAACATGGATAgcttcaagggtcttgaagcATTGTCCATGGCAGCTTTGACAAGAGTTCTTGGGTGGACTCAGGAAGAGGTTACGATCTTTCTGGCAAAGGTCAGAAGGGACCTCAATGACAGGACCATTCATGCTTACTGGCCGGT ATACTCAACTTATGGGAGAAGACCTCTCGGTTGA
- a CDS encoding related to cercosporin resistance protein, whose product MSSSNNRESPLPLLKTCQTCFSLKIRCSKTQDSDSCDRCLRLGKTCIFNQARRRQNVNRQRSTGLMIGIYRERLDVRSKSEQSSKSPTSPYEKASSSSKVQDIFNQNASFDPFERGIITFEAARDLLDCYRTRMIPYFPFVLFRNDVSVEELNAERPFACLAALAAASHADVPAQKALGYLFKQIVAAKMVEGDFCQLDLLQGLLINLACDLRLDKPRRPKLWSAEGGKDKNKPDWGPDEMRALAGTYYLSSSGTWAKKQSSSIILQKTRQFFYTPYITACCEHLASWNEYPMDKYLPYMITVQTLIEGVEDLVNNTLSTNNGLHFFSGCQEISQKCTEIKEALPFPLSESPPLLLQIHILELLLSQSSPRGTSFGLDKFNNQFEHESSLIDWLSASMSAARSLISVILVMPQGEEVYMSNMGWIMMNCGLNLAVRLDLVAARGSISGSMQHLRRFLDMRHTLRQLVLRFEATPGQDAPADHPFYALAKRIRRLENWYLSQAEHQTPDSSVSISPSVNDQSLLGVGTDASGMSVGSMPFIASPWPMSSDWYQNPDLDIGTFLFADPVEFPINLGYGT is encoded by the exons ATGAGTTCGTCAAACAACAGAGAATCGCCACTGCCGTTGCTGAAAACATGCCAGACATGTTTCTCTCTAAAGATCCGGTGTTCGAAAACCCAGGACTCTGATTCCTGCGATCGATGCTTGAGACTTGGCAAGACGTGTATCTTCAACCAAGCTAGGCGTCGCCAGAATGTAAATCGGCAAAG AAGTACAGGACTTATGATTGGtatttatagagaaagattgGATGTCAGATCCAAGTCCGAGCAATCATCCAAGTCGCCAACAAGTCCTTATGAAAAAGCATCTTCGAGCAGCAAAGTGCAGGATATCTTCAATCAGAATGCATCATTTGACCCATTTGAACGAGGAATAATAACTTTCGAAGCTGCTAGAGACTTGCTCGACTGCTACAGGACCCGAATGATCCCATACTTTCCTTTTGTCCTCTTTCGAAATGACGTATCTGTTGAGGAGTTGAACGCAGAACGCCCCTTTGCGTGTCTGGCTGCACTAGCCGCAGCTTCGCATGCCGATGTCCCCGCCCAAAAAGCACTTGGTTACTTATTCAAGCAGATCGTTGCCGCAAAGATGGTGGAAGGCGATTTCTGTCAACTGGATCTACTGCAGGGACTTCTGATTAATCTTGCATG TGATCTGAGACTTGATAAACCTCGAAGACCAAAGTTATGGAGTGCCGAGGGCGGGAAAGATAAGAACAAGCCAGACTGGGGccctgatgagatgagagctCTTGCAGGGACTTATTACTTATCTTCAAG TGGGACTTGGGCTAAAAAGCAAAGTTCGTCTATTATTCTTCAGAAAACACGCCAATTCTTCTATACGCCATACATAACTGCTTGTTGCGAGCATCTTGCATCTTGGAACGAATACCCGATGGATAAATATCTTCCGTACATGATTACAGTGCAAACGCTCATCGAAGGagttgaagatcttgtcaacaacacATTGTCTACTAATAACGGTCTGCATTTCTTTTCTGGGTGTCAGGAAATCTCACAGAAGTGTACCGAAATCAAGGAAGCGCTTCCTTTCCCTTTGAGCGAAAGCC CACCTCTGCTTCTCCAGATACACATTCTAGAGCTTTTACTCAGCCAGTCATCGCCGAGAGGAACATCTTTCGGTCTAGACAAGTTCAACAATCAATTTGAACACGAAAGCTCGCTCATAGACTGGCTGTCGGCAAGCATGTCAGCCGCTCGCTCTCTCATCAGTGTGATTCTTGTCATGCCGCAAGGTGAAGAGGTGTACATGTCAAACATGGGCTGGATCATGATGAACTGCGGCCTGAACCTTGCTGTtcgtcttgatcttgtcgccGCTAGAGGCAGCATATCTGGATCTATGCAACACCTTCGTCGGTTCTTAGATATGCGACATACTCTTCGTCAACTAGTCCTGCGGTTCGAGGCGACGCCAGGTCAGGATGCACCAGCAGACCATCCGTTCTATGCTCTTGCGAAGCGAATACGTCGGCTTGAGAATTGGTACCTGTCGCAGGCGGAGCACCAGACACCAGATTCATCAGTCTCTATAAGTCCATCTGTCAATGACCAATCGTTACTTGGCGTCGGTACTGATGCCAGTGGCATGTCAGTTGGGTCAATGCCGTTCATAGCCAGTCCATGGCCAATGAGCTCAGATTGGTATCAAAACCCTGACCTCGACATTGGAACTTTTCTCTTCGCAGATCCTGTCGAGTTTCCTATCAACCTGGGTTACGGAACTTag
- a CDS encoding related to alpha-L-arabinofuranosidase II precursor, whose protein sequence is MVSWNNIFTLALGLIGSARAYTNPIRNPGGGDPQITYTGGYYYLISTEWTNLQLSRATTIEGLKTATPKVIYTDSDPSRSSNVWAPELHYLGGKWYIYYTAGKSEDLTGQRSHVIKGGATPWDSWSYGAKLSDDWGIDGTILRTNQFGNYFVYSCMTGVQYQSTCIRKLGSDFLSVGALSIISQPDQSWEKSGTPVQEGPNALYFGGKTYISYSANYCWTPDYCVALLEWDGKTDPAKASAWKKSNGCVLKSANGSYGTGHNSFFQSPDGKQTFITFHATSNKNGACDDTRYAMTQPLTANADGTPNFGSVQPFSHQFAEPSR, encoded by the exons ATGGTTTCTTGGAATAACATCTTCACCTTGGCCCTTGGGCTTATTGGGTCAGCTCGTGCCTATACCAACCCCATCAGAAACCCAGGTGGTGGTGATCCCCAGATTACCTACACCGGAGGATACTACTACCTAATTTCGACAGAGTGGACAAACCTCCAGCTATCCCGAGCTACCACTATTGAGGGTCTCAAGACTGCCACCCCCAAGGTCATCTACACAGACTCTGACCCTTCGCGCTCATCCAACGTCTGGGCTCCTGAGCTTCACTATCTCGGCGGAAAGTGGTACATCTACTATACTGCTGGAAAGTCCGAAGATCTCACTGGCCAGCGCTCACACGTTATCAAGG GTGGTGCTACTCCCTGGGATAGTTGGTCCTATGGAGCCAAGCTCTCTGATGATTGGGGCATTGACGGCACCATCCTTCGCACCAACCAATTCGGCAACTACTTTGTATACTCTTGTATGACTGGTGTGCAGTACCAATCAACATGCATCCGCAAACTGGGCTCCGACTTCTTGTCCGTCGGTGCTCTAAGCATCATCTCACAACCCGATCAAAGCTGGGAAAAGAGCGGAACTCCCGTGCAAGAGGGACCCAACGCCTTATACTTCGGCGGAAAGACCTATATCTCCTACTCAGCCAACTACTGCTGGACTCCGGACTACTGCGTCGCTCTGCTCGAGTGGGACGGAAAGACTGATCCTGCCAAGGCCTCGGCGTGGAAGAAGTCTAACGGCTGTGTTCTCAAGAGCGCGAATGGAAGTTATGGAACTGGACATAACAGTTTCTTCCAGAGCCCTGATGGAAAGCAGACTTTCATCACCTTCCATGCTACTTCTAACAAGAATGGTGCATGCGACGACACAAGATATGCTATGACGCAGCCGTTGACTGCTAATGCGGATGGCACACCGAACTTTGGGTCTGTTCAGCCTTTCTCCCACCAATTCGCTGAACCTTCTAGGTAA